Proteins from a single region of Chitinibacter bivalviorum:
- the pstB gene encoding phosphate ABC transporter ATP-binding protein PstB has protein sequence MTSQHKATLAVKNLNFYYGNFHALKNINLDIREGKVTAFIGPSGCGKSTLLRTFNRMYDLYPKLRAEGEILLNGENILRSGIDLNMLRAKVGMVFQKPTPFPMSIYDNVAFGVKLYESLSKSEMDDRVEWALSKAALWNEVKDKLKQSGLGLSGGQQQRLCIARAVAVKPEVLLLDEPTSALDPISTAHVEELVHELKKDYTIAIVTHNMQQAARISDYTAYMYLGEMIEMGETDTIFTSPTVKATEDYITGKFG, from the coding sequence ATGACTTCTCAACACAAAGCCACTTTAGCCGTAAAAAATCTGAATTTTTACTACGGCAATTTTCATGCGCTGAAAAACATTAATCTTGATATCCGTGAAGGCAAAGTCACCGCATTTATTGGCCCATCTGGCTGCGGCAAATCGACGCTATTGCGCACTTTTAACCGCATGTACGATCTTTACCCAAAATTGCGCGCCGAAGGCGAAATTTTGCTGAACGGTGAAAATATCCTTCGCTCGGGCATCGATTTGAATATGCTGCGCGCGAAGGTCGGCATGGTTTTCCAAAAGCCGACGCCATTTCCGATGTCGATTTATGACAATGTGGCTTTCGGCGTAAAGCTCTATGAAAGCCTGTCTAAATCTGAGATGGACGATCGAGTTGAGTGGGCACTGTCGAAAGCAGCATTGTGGAATGAAGTCAAAGACAAACTCAAACAATCTGGTTTGGGTCTGTCTGGTGGTCAGCAACAGCGTTTGTGCATTGCACGTGCTGTGGCGGTAAAACCAGAAGTATTGCTGCTGGATGAGCCGACCTCTGCCCTAGACCCAATCTCTACCGCGCACGTCGAAGAGCTGGTTCATGAGCTGAAAAAAGACTACACCATCGCCATCGTGACGCACAATATGCAACAGGCTGCGCGTATTTCTGACTATACGGCCTACATGTATCTCGGTGAAATGATTGAAATGGGTGAAACAGACACGATTTTCACTTCGCCAACAGTCAAAGCGACAGAAGACTACATCACTGGTAAATTCGGCTAA